One window from the genome of Brachyspira sp. SAP_772 encodes:
- a CDS encoding NAD(P)H-hydrate dehydratase: MKVVTTEELINIDKKTTEKIPSILLMEHVALDIFNLLEERYAETLNNHFVHIFSSVGGNGGDGFAVARYLIKNGYNVNVYITGNLDKVNKDTYANFNILKSMNVEIKYLGSEENVYEAIDLIEENDIVLDSLFGTGGKRPLGGIQKLLVDSLNDLNIIRIAIDIPSGLYSKIDDSSNSCFKADETYTVCFAKDIMFLYNTREYIGDLFIIKSIFPESILDEAPYVANLIDYDENIEIVRNAFYSKREQGKLAIVCGSYEYTGACILSAKAAYRSGVGYIRLYVPKAILETVRNAVMIDMPEIVVIGVGEYDNKCFTADDLYIVEDINKSDACIIGSGIGRDMSTEVFINSILKQINIPTVVDADALYLMFQSTLSELGSNFLLTPHIYEFEKLTGINHIEALTNPYNALRKFRESTKANIILKDAVSFLMNDDDIYINYNPTVSMGKAGMGDVLAGFVGAFLARKLQMLEASKLALILQSKSFLEASKKLGNDSVQPKDVAYFQSKILKRMM, translated from the coding sequence ATGAAGGTAGTAACAACAGAAGAGCTAATAAATATAGATAAAAAAACAACAGAAAAAATTCCATCTATACTTTTGATGGAGCATGTAGCTTTAGATATATTTAATTTGTTGGAAGAGAGATATGCTGAAACACTTAATAATCATTTTGTTCATATATTCTCATCTGTTGGAGGCAATGGGGGAGATGGTTTTGCTGTTGCTAGATATTTAATAAAAAATGGATATAATGTAAATGTTTATATTACCGGCAATTTAGATAAAGTTAATAAAGACACTTATGCTAATTTCAATATATTAAAATCAATGAATGTTGAAATAAAGTATTTGGGAAGTGAAGAGAATGTTTATGAAGCTATTGATTTGATAGAAGAAAATGATATAGTTTTAGATTCATTATTCGGCACAGGCGGAAAAAGACCTTTAGGCGGTATACAAAAACTGTTAGTAGATAGTTTAAATGATTTAAATATAATAAGAATAGCTATAGATATACCTTCTGGATTATATTCAAAGATTGATGATAGTTCTAATAGTTGTTTTAAGGCAGATGAAACTTATACTGTATGTTTTGCTAAAGACATTATGTTTTTATATAACACTAGAGAATATATTGGGGATTTATTTATAATAAAGTCAATATTTCCAGAGAGTATATTAGATGAGGCTCCATATGTTGCCAATTTAATAGATTATGATGAAAACATAGAGATAGTAAGAAATGCTTTTTATTCTAAGAGGGAGCAGGGAAAACTTGCCATAGTATGCGGAAGCTATGAATATACAGGAGCTTGCATACTATCTGCTAAAGCTGCCTATAGGAGTGGGGTAGGATATATTAGGCTTTATGTTCCTAAGGCGATATTAGAAACTGTTAGAAATGCTGTAATGATAGATATGCCTGAGATTGTTGTTATAGGTGTTGGAGAATATGATAATAAATGTTTTACAGCAGATGATTTATATATTGTAGAAGATATAAATAAAAGTGATGCTTGTATAATAGGCTCTGGTATTGGTAGAGATATGTCTACAGAGGTTTTTATTAATTCTATACTAAAGCAAATAAATATTCCTACAGTTGTAGATGCTGATGCTTTATATTTGATGTTTCAAAGCACCTTATCAGAATTAGGTAGTAACTTTTTGCTTACTCCTCATATTTATGAGTTTGAAAAGCTTACAGGAATTAATCATATAGAAGCTTTAACTAATCCTTATAATGCTTTAAGAAAGTTTAGAGAAAGTACTAAGGCTAATATTATATTAAAAGACGCTGTTAGTTTCTTGATGAATGATGATGATATATATATAAATTATAACCCTACAGTTTCTATGGGTAAAGCTGGAATGGGAGATGTATTAGCTGGTTTTGTTGGAGCTTTTTTAGCAAGAAAATTACAAATGCTTGAAGCTTCAAAGTTAGCATTAATATTACAATCAAAAAGTTTTTTAGAGGCTAGCAAAAAATTAGGCAATGATTCTGTTCAGCCAAAAGATGTTGCTTATTTTCAGTCAAAAATATTAAAGAGGATGATGTAA
- the trxA gene encoding thioredoxin, with translation MSVQELNSGNFESAISSDKATLVDFFAEWCGPCKMQTPVLHKVADANSDKMNFAAVNVDEAEEIAAKYGVQSIPTLMVFKNGEVVKRAEGMKNEAQLKEWLQEYL, from the coding sequence ATGTCAGTACAAGAATTAAACTCAGGTAATTTTGAAAGTGCAATATCATCAGATAAAGCAACTTTGGTAGATTTTTTTGCAGAATGGTGCGGACCTTGCAAAATGCAAACACCTGTTTTACACAAAGTGGCAGATGCTAATTCTGATAAAATGAATTTTGCTGCTGTAAACGTTGATGAAGCAGAAGAGATAGCAGCTAAATACGGTGTTCAATCTATACCAACACTTATGGTTTTCAAAAATGGTGAAGTTGTTAAGAGAGCTGAAGGAATGAAAAACGAAGCTCAATTAAAAGAATGGCTTCAAGAATATCTATAA
- a CDS encoding alpha-hydroxy-acid oxidizing protein produces the protein MTYKEIIEVAKDCMGFCKACAICNGRVCRDCMPGPGAKGIGDVAIRNYDKWRDIRLNMDTISSNEDVDTSFELFGKKFKYPIFAGPVGAVKLHYGDKYEEEEYNDILVKSCADAGITAFTGDGTNPNVMIAATSMIKKQNGIGIPTVKPWNMDVIKEKMKLVADSNAFAVAMDVDAAGLPFLKNLTPKAGSKTVDELRQIKEIANRPFIIKGIMTVKGAKKAVEAGADAIIVSNHGGRVLDQCPSTAEVLPEIVDAVKGKIKILVDGGIRSGADILKALAIGADAVVIARTFVIAVYGGAEEGVKSYAAQLGAELEDAMTMCGVHSLKEINRDIVRF, from the coding sequence ATGACATATAAAGAGATTATAGAAGTTGCAAAAGATTGCATGGGCTTTTGTAAGGCTTGTGCTATATGTAATGGCAGAGTATGCAGAGATTGTATGCCGGGACCCGGAGCTAAGGGTATAGGTGATGTTGCCATTAGAAACTATGACAAATGGAGAGATATAAGACTTAATATGGATACAATATCTTCGAATGAAGATGTTGATACTTCTTTTGAGTTATTTGGTAAGAAGTTTAAGTATCCTATATTTGCTGGTCCTGTTGGTGCGGTTAAGCTTCATTATGGCGATAAATATGAAGAAGAAGAATATAATGATATATTAGTAAAATCTTGTGCAGATGCTGGTATTACAGCTTTTACAGGAGATGGAACCAATCCTAATGTAATGATTGCTGCTACTAGTATGATAAAAAAGCAAAATGGTATAGGTATTCCTACTGTAAAACCTTGGAATATGGATGTTATAAAAGAGAAAATGAAACTTGTTGCAGATTCTAATGCTTTTGCTGTAGCTATGGACGTTGATGCTGCGGGTCTTCCTTTTTTGAAAAACCTTACTCCAAAGGCAGGAAGTAAAACTGTTGATGAATTAAGACAGATAAAAGAGATTGCTAATAGGCCATTTATAATAAAAGGAATAATGACAGTTAAAGGAGCTAAGAAGGCAGTTGAGGCTGGTGCTGATGCTATAATAGTATCTAATCACGGAGGAAGAGTACTTGATCAATGCCCTTCTACTGCTGAGGTTTTGCCTGAGATAGTTGATGCTGTTAAGGGAAAAATTAAAATATTAGTAGATGGCGGTATTAGAAGCGGTGCTGATATATTAAAGGCACTTGCTATTGGTGCTGATGCTGTTGTTATTGCGAGGACTTTTGTTATAGCTGTATACGGCGGGGCAGAAGAGGGTGTTAAATCTTATGCTGCTCAGTTAGGTGCTGAACTTGAAGATGCTATGACTATGTGCGGTGTTCACAGTTTAAAAGAAATAAACAGAGATATTGTAAGGTTTTAA
- a CDS encoding PTS lactose/cellobiose transporter subunit IIA: MTEEQEKFMEENVFPIISLAGESKGLAYEALRLAKEKKFDEAEEKMKEADEIILKSHEFQTNLITREADGEKIEITMLFVHAQDHLMTAMSEKNLIKEMIDILKHK; encoded by the coding sequence ATGACAGAAGAACAAGAAAAATTTATGGAAGAGAATGTATTTCCTATTATTAGTTTGGCTGGAGAAAGTAAGGGTTTAGCTTATGAAGCTTTAAGGCTTGCTAAAGAAAAAAAGTTCGATGAGGCAGAAGAAAAGATGAAAGAGGCTGATGAAATAATTTTGAAATCTCATGAATTCCAAACAAACCTCATAACAAGAGAAGCCGATGGCGAAAAAATAGAAATTACAATGTTATTTGTACATGCTCAAGACCATTTAATGACTGCTATGAGTGAAAAAAACCTTATAAAAGAGATGATAGATATATTAAAGCATAAATAA
- a CDS encoding 6-phospho-beta-glucosidase: protein MSNKLKIATIGGGSSYTPEIIEGFINRYDKLPVDELWLVDIEPSKERLEIVGNLAKRMIEKAGLKDKFKIFTTLDRREAIKDASFVTTQLRVGLLDARIRDERIPLSYGMIGQETNGAGGFAKALRTIPVIFDICKDIKELSPNAYLVNFTNPSGIVTEAVLKYHPEIKMAGLCNVPVNMKKSVAEILKVSDEEITFIAGGLNHFLWGREVIYNGVDKTKEVLEKYVDGFENGPANINTEITWIKEQILDTKMIPCPYHRYYYLTDEMLREELSEFRDGKGTRGEQVKEIEKKLFEIYKNPDLNTKPEELNNRGGKYYSDSACELISSLHNNSGTEMIISTRNNGTIDCLPDDCAVEVTVNVYKDELKPLKQKPFPIEVRGLLQLMKNFEQLTVEAAVHGDYGKALQALTVNPLVVSGRVAKTVLDEIIKQNKDYLPQFYKNK, encoded by the coding sequence ATGTCAAATAAATTAAAAATAGCTACTATTGGAGGGGGATCTTCATATACTCCTGAAATTATAGAAGGATTTATAAATAGATACGATAAATTGCCAGTAGATGAGCTTTGGCTTGTTGATATAGAGCCTTCAAAAGAAAGATTAGAAATAGTAGGAAATCTTGCAAAAAGAATGATAGAAAAAGCGGGATTAAAAGATAAGTTCAAAATATTTACAACTTTAGACAGAAGAGAAGCTATAAAAGATGCTAGTTTTGTAACTACTCAATTAAGAGTTGGTTTATTAGATGCTAGAATAAGAGATGAGAGAATACCATTAAGTTATGGCATGATAGGTCAAGAAACTAATGGTGCTGGAGGATTTGCTAAGGCATTAAGAACTATACCTGTAATATTTGATATTTGTAAAGATATAAAAGAATTATCTCCAAATGCTTATCTTGTAAACTTCACTAATCCATCTGGAATAGTTACAGAGGCAGTTTTAAAATATCACCCAGAAATAAAAATGGCAGGTCTTTGCAATGTACCAGTAAACATGAAAAAAAGTGTAGCAGAGATATTAAAAGTTTCTGATGAAGAAATTACTTTTATTGCCGGCGGTTTAAATCACTTTTTATGGGGAAGAGAAGTAATATATAATGGTGTTGACAAAACTAAGGAAGTTTTAGAGAAATATGTAGATGGTTTTGAAAATGGACCTGCTAATATTAACACTGAAATAACTTGGATAAAAGAACAAATACTTGATACTAAAATGATACCTTGTCCTTATCATAGATACTATTACCTTACAGATGAAATGCTTAGAGAAGAATTGTCAGAGTTTAGAGATGGTAAAGGAACAAGAGGAGAGCAGGTAAAAGAAATAGAGAAAAAATTATTTGAAATATATAAAAACCCAGATTTAAATACTAAACCTGAAGAATTAAATAATAGAGGCGGAAAATATTATTCTGATTCTGCATGCGAGCTTATAAGTTCTTTACATAATAATTCAGGTACAGAGATGATAATATCTACAAGAAATAATGGCACTATTGATTGTTTGCCAGATGATTGTGCTGTTGAAGTTACAGTTAATGTTTATAAAGATGAATTAAAACCTCTTAAACAAAAGCCTTTCCCTATTGAAGTGAGGGGATTGCTGCAGCTTATGAAAAACTTTGAGCAATTAACAGTAGAGGCAGCAGTTCATGGAGATTATGGTAAAGCACTTCAAGCATTAACAGTTAATCCATTGGTTGTAAGCGGAAGAGTTGCTAAAACTGTACTCGATGAAATAATAAAACAAAATAAAGACTATTTACCTCAATTTTATAAAAATAAATAA
- a CDS encoding DUF871 domain-containing protein — MRELGISVYPFHSKMEDNKSYIDLASKYGFTRCFMCLLSVEHSKEEIIKEFSEIINYAKERGIKTTLDISPAVFKSLDISYDNLEFFYKLGAWAIRLDLGFSGNEESLMTYNDYNLKIELNMSNSTSYIDTIMNYYPNKENLIGCYNFYPHAYSGLDKRLFIESMNRFKKHSIKSSAFXNAKEASFGPWPVDDGICTLEEHRNMAIEIQAMELFFLGVDAVFIANCYANEESFKKLQSLDKRLITLKAKLLDSIPEIERKIILEELHQNRADASEYFIRSSNPRVKYKGHNFKIFNAVTDIKRGDILIDSSEYGSYAGELQIALKDIKNTGRTNVVGRVDEEYLFLLDYINMAQRFKITE; from the coding sequence ATGAGAGAGTTAGGCATTTCTGTTTATCCGTTTCATTCAAAAATGGAAGATAATAAATCTTATATAGACTTAGCTTCTAAATATGGATTTACCAGATGTTTTATGTGCTTATTATCCGTTGAACATTCTAAAGAAGAGATTATAAAAGAGTTTTCTGAGATTATAAATTATGCAAAGGAGAGAGGAATAAAAACCACTTTAGATATCTCTCCTGCAGTATTTAAATCTTTAGATATATCTTATGATAATTTAGAGTTCTTTTACAAATTAGGAGCTTGGGCTATAAGGTTAGATTTGGGTTTTAGTGGAAATGAAGAGAGCTTAATGACTTATAATGATTATAATTTAAAAATAGAATTAAATATGAGTAATTCAACTTCATATATAGATACTATAATGAATTATTATCCTAATAAAGAAAATTTAATAGGCTGTTACAACTTTTATCCTCATGCTTATAGCGGATTAGATAAAAGGTTATTTATTGAAAGCATGAATCGTTTCAAAAAACAYTCAATAAAATCATCAGCCTTTRTTAATGCAAAAGAGGCTAGTTTTGGACCTTGGCCTGTAGATGATGGTATATGCACTTTAGAAGAACATAGAAATATGGCTATAGAAATACAGGCTATGGAATTATTTTTCTTAGGGGTGGATGCTGTATTTATTGCTAATTGCTATGCTAATGAAGAGTCTTTTAAGAAGCTTCAAAGTTTAGATAAAAGACTCATAACATTAAAAGCTAAATTGTTAGATAGCATTCCAGAAATAGAGAGAAAAATTATACTTGAAGAACTTCATCAAAATAGAGCAGATGCGAGCGAATATTTTATTAGGTCTTCAAATCCTAGAGTAAAATATAAAGGGCATAATTTTAAGATATTTAATGCTGTTACAGATATTAAAAGAGGAGATATACTTATTGACTCTTCAGAATATGGAAGTTATGCAGGAGAGTTGCAAATAGCATTAAAAGATATAAAAAACACTGGAAGAACAAATGTTGTTGGAAGAGTTGATGAAGAATATTTGTTTTTACTAGACTATATAAATATGGCTCAAAGATTTAAAATAACAGAATAA
- a CDS encoding PTS sugar transporter subunit IIB, whose amino-acid sequence MTKILLLCSAGMSTSMVVKKMKESAAKKNIEVEIEAVSTARFNELLDSYDVFLLGPQVKFQLKEFQAKAKEKNKPLDVIDFRDYGTMNGEKILDFALNLKVQ is encoded by the coding sequence ATGACTAAAATTTTATTATTATGTTCAGCAGGAATGTCTACAAGTATGGTTGTAAAAAAAATGAAAGAATCTGCTGCGAAAAAAAATATTGAAGTAGAAATAGAAGCTGTAAGTACTGCAAGATTTAATGAACTTTTAGATAGTTATGATGTATTTTTACTTGGACCGCAAGTAAAATTTCAGCTTAAAGAATTCCAAGCAAAAGCTAAAGAAAAAAATAAACCATTAGATGTTATAGATTTTAGAGATTATGGTACTATGAATGGAGAAAAAATATTAGACTTCGCTTTAAACTTGAAAGTTCAATAA
- a CDS encoding transcription antiterminator, which yields MKNKYIKELLSIISNESYTTAEMLAKKLQISEKTVRTKIAELNKELENTGIKVVSKARYGYILECDSHKDISNININSHTFNDFEYRLKYIFEHLINNNNTYIKSDNLISALDISKTTLTNTLKIIEDNIRYYNLKIERKPNYGIKLIGKEFDIRNCIIDYYLKQQIYDKKYTNKTIENIVINFIKKNDMKLSEVNLENFILYISVSIERIKENKNIDDYNDDKSILKDIKKEELKLAKKLASVLEKELNIKLTDIEIIFIAIHIASKSLLSNSENYIIQNKLDNVVHDMLDLIYNNLKIDLRDNLNLRLLLNHHMIPLDIRIRYNVLQKNPMLYDIKTNYSLAYLIASEANTVLKTYYNKDISDDEIGFLALLFQIALEENNEDKKKINILIVCGSGKTTSKLLMHKYKKEFADYIENIYTTDLIMLKEFDFSKVDYIFSTVPIVFQVPVPIVHIGLFLETNDIIKVKNVLDLSENNFLNNYYNKKLFSTNIKGNTREEIIKNICKNIKKHINIPDNFYDLVMKRESLSETDFGNLVAIPHPFEIVTDETFVFVAVLEKPIIWYKNNVQVVFLVSISNKDDDNLQKFYQYTVDFLLNEKNVIKLIENKSFENLMYLLKNSSGL from the coding sequence ATGAAAAACAAATATATAAAAGAACTATTATCCATTATCTCTAATGAATCATACACTACAGCAGAAATGTTAGCAAAAAAATTGCAAATAAGTGAAAAAACTGTTAGAACAAAAATAGCAGAATTAAATAAAGAATTAGAAAATACAGGAATTAAAGTAGTATCTAAAGCGAGATACGGATATATTTTAGAATGCGATAGTCATAAAGATATATCAAATATTAATATTAATTCACATACATTTAATGATTTTGAATATAGGCTAAAATATATATTTGAACATCTTATAAATAATAATAATACATATATAAAATCTGATAATCTTATAAGTGCATTAGATATATCAAAAACAACACTCACAAATACATTAAAAATTATAGAAGATAATATTAGGTATTATAATCTAAAAATAGAACGTAAGCCAAATTATGGTATTAAATTAATTGGTAAAGAATTTGATATTAGAAATTGCATAATAGATTATTACTTAAAACAGCAAATATATGATAAAAAATATACAAACAAAACTATAGAAAATATAGTGATTAATTTTATAAAAAAAAATGACATGAAATTATCTGAAGTAAACTTAGAAAACTTTATATTATATATTTCTGTATCAATAGAGAGAATAAAAGAAAATAAAAATATAGATGATTATAATGATGATAAGAGTATATTAAAAGATATAAAAAAAGAAGAGTTAAAATTAGCAAAAAAATTAGCAAGTGTATTAGAAAAAGAATTAAATATAAAATTAACCGATATAGAAATAATTTTTATAGCAATTCATATAGCATCAAAAAGTTTATTATCAAACAGTGAAAATTATATTATACAAAATAAATTGGACAATGTAGTTCATGACATGCTTGATTTAATATACAATAATTTAAAAATAGATTTAAGAGATAATTTAAACTTAAGACTGCTTCTTAATCATCATATGATACCGCTTGATATAAGAATAAGATATAATGTTTTACAAAAAAATCCAATGCTATACGATATAAAAACTAATTATTCTCTAGCATATCTAATAGCATCAGAAGCTAATACTGTGCTTAAAACATATTATAATAAAGATATATCAGATGATGAGATAGGCTTTTTAGCATTATTGTTTCAAATAGCTTTAGAAGAAAATAATGAAGATAAAAAGAAAATAAATATTTTAATAGTATGCGGAAGTGGAAAAACTACTTCAAAGCTTCTTATGCATAAATATAAAAAAGAGTTCGCTGATTATATAGAAAATATTTATACTACAGATCTAATCATGCTTAAAGAGTTTGATTTTTCTAAGGTGGATTATATATTTTCTACAGTGCCTATAGTTTTTCAAGTACCTGTTCCTATTGTGCATATAGGGTTGTTTTTAGAGACTAACGATATTATAAAAGTAAAAAATGTTTTGGATTTATCTGAAAATAATTTTTTAAATAATTATTATAATAAAAAATTGTTTTCCACAAATATAAAAGGAAACACCAGAGAAGAAATTATAAAAAATATATGTAAAAATATTAAAAAACATATTAATATACCTGATAATTTTTATGATTTAGTAATGAAAAGAGAGAGTTTATCAGAAACTGATTTTGGAAACCTTGTTGCAATTCCGCATCCTTTTGAAATTGTAACGGATGAAACTTTTGTATTTGTTGCTGTATTGGAAAAACCTATTATATGGTATAAAAATAATGTGCAGGTTGTTTTTTTGGTTTCTATATCAAATAAAGATGATGATAATTTACAGAAATTTTATCAATATACAGTTGACTTTTTATTAAATGAAAAAAATGTTATAAAGCTAATAGAAAATAAAAGCTTTGAAAATTTAATGTATTTATTAAAAAATTCTTCGGGGCTATAA
- a CDS encoding HPr family phosphocarrier protein, giving the protein MESFKYVINNTNNIHARPLSELAKIAKDSECDVIIIKDDISKDIKKMIGIMQLGLKVGDEVVVNITGENKSKENKAKKNILNFFKTNF; this is encoded by the coding sequence ATGGAAAGTTTTAAATATGTAATTAACAATACAAACAACATACATGCAAGACCTTTGAGTGAACTTGCTAAAATAGCAAAAGATAGTGAATGCGATGTTATTATAATAAAAGATGATATATCAAAAGACATAAAAAAAATGATAGGCATAATGCAATTAGGCCTAAAGGTTGGAGATGAAGTTGTTGTAAATATAACAGGTGAAAATAAATCAAAAGAGAATAAAGCTAAAAAAAATATATTAAATTTTTTTAAAACGAATTTTTAA
- the pnp gene encoding polyribonucleotide nucleotidyltransferase has translation MVTVKSVFCGEELILETGLLAKQAHGSVTLRLGNTTILATVVAAKEPNLESDFFPLTVNYNEKYYAGGKIPGGFFKREAKPRDKEILISRIIDRPLRPLFPEGFRNEVQIIPTVLSVDTDMPTDALALIASSAALTISWIPFGGPVAAVRIGYKNGEYIINPKNSELHSSELDIIVAGSKDAILMIEGEAREVSEEVFIGAIELAHREMQKYIDMQNEMANLCGTQKIEQELFEYDAELVKMVTEYGREKIEAANYNPDKAKRNESMDNAFKDVEEYIKTKIEDEKLISQVKGICHSIEEEIVREAIVEKGMRPDGRALDEIRPITTMTNLIPRVHGSALFTRGQTQCLSIVTLGSEKDAQLMDDIYGKENKTFMLHYNFPPFSVGEVGRYGSPGRREIGHGNLAERSFNAVLPSKDKFPYTIRVVAEILESNGSSSMATICASTMSLLSAGVPLNASVAGIAMGLATYKDGYKVLTDIQGVEDHLGDMDFKVAGTRKGITAFQLDIKLTGISTQILKEALEQAKKARYFILDKIEATISNPNEISDFAPKYKTMDVNPEKIRVLIGPGGKNIKAIIEETGSDVEIQDSGVINIFAPDTPTLDKTISLINAYVKDPEVGEVYDGVVKDIKDFGAFVEILPGVEGLCHISELAYKHVMNVEEVLKIGDEVKVKIIDVKGGKYSLSRKALLEKPADYVEEENNNKRKHDRKKRF, from the coding sequence ATGGTAACAGTTAAGAGTGTATTTTGCGGAGAAGAATTAATTTTAGAGACAGGACTTTTAGCAAAACAAGCACATGGTTCAGTAACTTTAAGATTAGGAAATACTACTATTTTAGCTACAGTTGTTGCGGCAAAAGAGCCTAATTTAGAATCAGACTTTTTCCCGCTTACTGTAAATTATAATGAAAAATATTATGCAGGCGGTAAAATTCCGGGCGGTTTCTTCAAAAGAGAAGCTAAACCTAGAGATAAAGAGATACTTATTTCCCGTATAATAGATAGACCTTTAAGACCGCTTTTCCCTGAAGGTTTTAGAAATGAGGTGCAAATTATTCCTACAGTACTTTCTGTAGATACTGATATGCCTACAGATGCTTTAGCTTTAATAGCTTCATCTGCAGCACTCACTATTTCTTGGATACCTTTCGGAGGTCCGGTTGCGGCTGTAAGGATAGGTTATAAAAATGGTGAATATATCATCAACCCTAAAAACAGCGAGCTTCATTCAAGCGAATTAGATATAATCGTTGCTGGAAGTAAAGATGCTATACTAATGATTGAAGGTGAAGCAAGAGAGGTTTCTGAGGAAGTATTTATCGGTGCTATAGAGTTAGCTCATAGAGAGATGCAGAAATATATTGATATGCAAAACGAAATGGCTAATCTTTGCGGTACTCAAAAAATAGAGCAGGAATTATTTGAGTATGATGCTGAATTAGTAAAAATGGTTACTGAATACGGCAGAGAAAAAATAGAAGCTGCTAACTATAACCCTGATAAAGCTAAAAGAAATGAAAGTATGGATAATGCTTTTAAAGATGTAGAAGAGTATATTAAAACAAAAATAGAAGATGAAAAATTGATATCTCAAGTTAAAGGCATTTGTCATTCTATAGAAGAAGAAATTGTAAGAGAGGCAATAGTAGAAAAAGGAATGCGTCCAGACGGAAGAGCATTAGATGAGATTCGCCCTATCACTACTATGACAAACTTAATTCCTAGAGTTCACGGTTCTGCTTTATTTACTAGAGGACAAACTCAGTGTTTATCAATAGTTACATTAGGAAGTGAGAAAGATGCTCAATTAATGGACGATATATACGGCAAAGAAAACAAAACTTTTATGCTTCATTATAATTTCCCTCCATTTTCTGTTGGAGAAGTTGGAAGATACGGCTCTCCGGGAAGAAGAGAGATTGGGCATGGTAATTTAGCAGAGCGTTCTTTTAATGCTGTGCTTCCTTCAAAAGATAAATTCCCATACACTATAAGAGTAGTTGCTGAAATATTAGAAAGTAATGGTTCTTCATCAATGGCTACAATCTGTGCTTCTACTATGTCATTACTTTCAGCTGGTGTTCCTCTTAATGCTAGCGTTGCTGGTATTGCTATGGGGCTTGCTACTTATAAAGATGGATATAAAGTGCTTACAGATATACAGGGTGTTGAAGACCATTTAGGTGATATGGACTTTAAGGTTGCTGGAACACGTAAAGGTATTACTGCTTTCCAACTTGACATTAAACTTACTGGTATATCTACTCAAATATTAAAAGAGGCATTAGAGCAGGCTAAAAAGGCAAGATATTTTATACTTGATAAGATTGAAGCTACTATATCTAACCCTAATGAGATTTCAGATTTCGCTCCTAAGTATAAAACTATGGATGTAAATCCTGAAAAGATTAGAGTATTGATTGGACCGGGAGGAAAAAATATAAAAGCTATCATTGAAGAGACTGGAAGCGATGTTGAGATACAAGACAGCGGCGTAATTAATATATTTGCTCCAGACACTCCTACTTTAGATAAAACTATTAGCCTTATAAACGCTTATGTAAAAGACCCTGAGGTTGGTGAGGTTTATGACGGTGTTGTAAAAGACATTAAAGACTTTGGTGCTTTTGTTGAGATATTACCGGGTGTTGAGGGGCTTTGTCATATATCTGAGCTTGCTTACAAACATGTTATGAATGTTGAAGAAGTTTTAAAGATTGGTGATGAAGTAAAAGTAAAGATAATAGATGTTAAGGGCGGAAAATATTCTTTAAGCAGAAAGGCTTTACTTGAAAAACCTGCAGATTATGTTGAAGAAGAAAACAACAACAAAAGAAAACATGACAGAAAAAAGAGATTTTAA
- the rpsO gene encoding 30S ribosomal protein S15, whose translation MSITADEKLKIIKEFGKNEKDTGSAEVQIALLTNRITYLKGHFQEHTKDNHSRMGLLKMVAKRRKLLNYLRKTDLEAYKNLIQKLKIRK comes from the coding sequence ATGTCTATTACAGCAGACGAAAAACTAAAAATTATTAAAGAATTTGGAAAGAACGAAAAAGATACAGGTTCAGCAGAAGTACAAATAGCTCTTTTAACTAATCGTATAACTTATTTAAAAGGACATTTCCAAGAGCATACAAAAGATAATCATTCAAGAATGGGACTTCTTAAAATGGTAGCTAAAAGAAGAAAACTTCTTAACTACTTAAGAAAAACTGATCTTGAAGCTTATAAAAATCTTATACAGAAATTAAAAATAAGAAAATAA